Proteins found in one Vagococcus carniphilus genomic segment:
- the lepB gene encoding signal peptidase I has product MSKKEIISNVVWFGGLVVILFLLRAFVFSPTNVSGNSMNPTMVDRERVIALKQSDVERFDIVTFPAPDNPSRNYIKRVIGLPGDTIEFKDDQLYINGKKYDEPYLDQYKDNPNEIEAPYGLPLTQDFKMDDLLGEKKVPKGEFFVMGDNRQNSKDSRMIGFIKEDNILGNVKFSYWPPSKWGTVK; this is encoded by the coding sequence ATGAGTAAAAAAGAAATAATAAGTAATGTGGTTTGGTTTGGTGGGTTAGTTGTTATCTTATTCTTACTTCGAGCATTTGTATTCTCGCCAACTAATGTATCAGGAAATTCAATGAATCCAACAATGGTGGATAGAGAGCGGGTTATTGCTTTAAAACAATCTGATGTGGAGAGATTTGATATTGTGACATTCCCTGCACCAGATAATCCTAGTCGAAATTATATTAAACGAGTTATTGGTTTACCAGGAGACACGATTGAATTTAAAGACGACCAATTGTACATTAATGGTAAAAAATATGATGAACCGTACTTAGACCAATATAAAGATAATCCAAATGAAATCGAAGCGCCATACGGATTACCTTTAACACAAGATTTTAAAATGGATGATTTGCTTGGTGAGAAAAAAGTACCAAAAGGTGAATTTTTCGTAATGGGTGATAATCGTCAAAATTCAAAAGATAGCCGTATGATTGGTTTTATTAAAGAAGATAATATTTTAGGAAATGTAAAATTTTCTTATTGGCCACCTTCAAAATGGGGTACGGTTAAATAA
- a CDS encoding APC family permease — protein MGGIFINQNKSYGLWTATAMIVGICVGSGIFFKVDDILTFTGGNVFLGALVFIIGAFSIIFGSISLSNLASISTKTGGIVGYFEDFYSNKLASAVGWFQTFLYYPTIAVVVAWASGIYTCLLFNLPNQLDLQMGIGFLYLLFFYLINIISSSIGGKFQVISSVIKLIPLIGVGVVAIFFKQAQPEIPANVEPVQLTNVGIGWLAALAPTAFSYDGWAISLSISNEVKDSKKTMPLALTIAPIIVLFVYLSYFLGMNKILGPEYILSTGDGAVMAIGQLLLGRSGEIVILIFILISMLGVVNGVALGHIRMPYALASKEMVPSAKKIVTHKKGFLGNYSAMISLTCAIFWFGVHYLTQKFHLMATGDISEIAIVFGYLFYSILYVKVMMLYKEKVITNFFTGVVSPTLAMIGGLIIIVGGFSSNPASMSVFFIICLSFCVTGYLFYKNKH, from the coding sequence ATGGGAGGGATTTTTATTAATCAAAACAAATCATACGGCCTTTGGACTGCCACTGCTATGATTGTTGGAATCTGCGTTGGTTCTGGTATCTTTTTCAAAGTAGATGACATCTTAACTTTTACAGGTGGTAACGTCTTTTTAGGAGCACTTGTCTTTATTATCGGAGCCTTTAGCATTATTTTTGGAAGTATTTCTCTTTCAAATCTTGCTTCTATTTCAACTAAAACAGGAGGAATTGTCGGCTACTTTGAAGATTTTTATTCAAATAAATTGGCTAGTGCAGTTGGTTGGTTCCAAACTTTCCTCTACTACCCGACGATTGCTGTTGTTGTTGCTTGGGCTTCTGGTATCTATACTTGTTTATTATTTAACTTACCTAATCAACTTGATTTACAAATGGGAATTGGTTTTTTATATTTGCTATTTTTTTATCTTATTAATATTATTTCAAGTTCAATTGGTGGGAAATTTCAAGTCATCTCATCAGTCATTAAGTTGATTCCTTTAATTGGCGTTGGAGTTGTCGCAATATTCTTTAAACAAGCACAACCAGAAATTCCGGCAAATGTTGAGCCAGTTCAACTAACTAATGTTGGGATCGGCTGGTTAGCTGCTCTTGCACCAACCGCCTTTTCATATGATGGCTGGGCGATTTCTTTAAGTATTTCAAACGAAGTGAAAGATTCTAAAAAAACAATGCCCCTTGCTTTAACGATTGCTCCAATCATTGTCCTTTTCGTTTACCTATCTTATTTCTTAGGAATGAATAAAATTTTAGGACCTGAGTACATTCTTTCCACAGGAGACGGGGCTGTAATGGCAATTGGACAACTACTTCTAGGACGAAGTGGTGAAATAGTTATTTTGATATTTATATTAATTTCTATGTTAGGAGTTGTAAATGGGGTTGCACTAGGACACATTCGTATGCCTTATGCCTTAGCTTCAAAAGAAATGGTACCCTCAGCCAAAAAAATAGTTACTCATAAAAAAGGTTTTTTAGGAAACTATTCTGCAATGATTAGTTTAACCTGTGCTATTTTTTGGTTTGGCGTTCATTATTTAACCCAAAAATTTCATTTAATGGCAACTGGAGATATTAGTGAAATTGCTATCGTCTTTGGCTATCTTTTTTATAGTATTTTGTATGTTAAAGTAATGATGCTTTATAAAGAAAAAGTGATTACTAATTTTTTCACTGGTGTTGTATCACCTACATTAGCAATGATTGGCGGTTTAATTATTATTGTGGGAGGCTTTTCATCTAACCCTGCATCTATGTCTGTCTTTTTTATCATTTGCTTATCATTTTGCGTAACTGGGTATCTTTTTTATAAAAATAAACATTAA
- a CDS encoding GH92 family glycosyl hydrolase, which yields MLTTIDTRHGTANQHSYSNGNTLPYTGVPFGMNYFCVQTNGDNGSWWFHPEDRVFQGFRLTHQPSPWMGDFSHLVIAPVSGAVSKTESYFNQGSFRPEEATFQPHYLNIYSERHRILSELTGFTYGGHLKFTYERKNEVPGFFVRSKGPAEFKNEGDLITGFISNYAGSEDKDLKMYLAISLSESITSCQIEKNERMISLDKETIQLTDPDIYFSFETSSQKKVVELTLATSFISPEQALLNLKREQGISFEEHKEKAANKWVSYLNRIEVESKNKEQVALFYQMMYRSFLFPQTWHEINEQEEKVHYDTLSKSVKPGPYYTNNGFWDTCRTIYPLYSLIATKEYEDMLEGFYNAYQNSGYLPKWLSPDERGLMPGTLIDAVIADAAVKGIKSEKMPQFLEAMIKAATTNSGKDNYGRQGTEDYLKYGYVPSNYHESVNHTQDYAYSDFCISRVADVLNDKKTQEEYEKQSLNYRNLVDTEFGVLRAKDADGTPKTPFNPYAWGRDYAEGSAYQNSFATFHDYQGLIKVHGGKEKFTEIITNLCNTYPIFDVDGYGFEIHEMSEMAAIDFGQIAISNQPSFHLPHLFNYVGQLSTTQHILKELMTRAFELGYRGYPGDEDNGSMSAWFVLNSMGIYPITLGSGEYSIGIPLFDKVTVHLANGKDLTIETNNNVPQYHYSKEIRLNEEVHQDLFFTHKDLMGGAHIEFDLCLVPPTTTYTDSQLPYSLTK from the coding sequence ATGTTAACTACAATTGATACACGTCACGGAACAGCTAATCAGCATAGCTATTCAAATGGAAACACTCTTCCTTACACTGGTGTTCCATTTGGTATGAATTATTTTTGTGTTCAAACTAATGGAGATAATGGGAGTTGGTGGTTTCATCCAGAAGATAGAGTTTTTCAAGGATTCAGATTAACTCATCAACCTAGTCCGTGGATGGGAGATTTTAGTCATCTTGTCATTGCTCCTGTTTCAGGTGCGGTTTCCAAAACAGAAAGTTACTTTAATCAAGGATCTTTTCGACCAGAAGAAGCAACTTTTCAACCTCACTACCTCAATATTTATTCAGAGAGACATCGTATTTTAAGCGAGTTAACTGGCTTTACTTATGGAGGTCATCTTAAATTTACTTATGAAAGAAAAAATGAAGTTCCTGGTTTCTTTGTTCGTTCAAAAGGACCTGCTGAATTTAAAAATGAAGGCGATTTAATTACAGGGTTTATCTCTAATTATGCAGGTTCAGAAGATAAAGATTTAAAAATGTACCTAGCTATCTCATTATCTGAATCAATTACTTCTTGCCAAATTGAAAAAAATGAACGTATGATTTCTTTAGATAAGGAAACAATTCAACTAACAGATCCTGATATTTACTTCTCATTTGAAACAAGTTCTCAGAAAAAAGTAGTTGAACTTACTCTGGCTACATCATTTATTAGTCCTGAACAAGCATTACTGAACTTAAAAAGAGAACAAGGAATAAGCTTTGAAGAACATAAAGAAAAAGCAGCAAATAAATGGGTTTCTTATTTAAATAGAATTGAAGTTGAAAGTAAAAATAAAGAACAAGTTGCTCTATTTTATCAAATGATGTATCGAAGCTTCCTATTTCCCCAAACATGGCATGAAATCAATGAACAGGAAGAGAAAGTTCATTACGATACACTAAGTAAGTCTGTTAAACCTGGCCCTTATTATACAAATAACGGCTTTTGGGATACATGCCGCACAATCTATCCACTCTATTCTTTAATTGCTACTAAAGAGTATGAAGACATGTTAGAAGGTTTCTATAATGCTTATCAAAATAGTGGTTATTTACCGAAGTGGTTATCTCCTGATGAACGTGGGTTAATGCCTGGTACTCTGATTGATGCCGTTATTGCAGATGCTGCTGTTAAAGGAATTAAATCAGAAAAAATGCCTCAATTTTTAGAGGCAATGATAAAAGCGGCAACAACTAATAGCGGTAAAGATAACTATGGTCGTCAAGGAACCGAAGATTACTTAAAATACGGTTATGTTCCTAGCAACTATCATGAAAGTGTGAATCACACACAAGATTACGCTTATAGTGATTTCTGTATTTCTCGTGTGGCTGATGTTTTAAATGACAAAAAAACACAAGAAGAATATGAAAAACAATCATTAAATTATCGAAACTTAGTAGATACTGAATTTGGAGTTTTACGTGCTAAAGATGCAGATGGTACTCCAAAAACACCTTTCAATCCTTATGCATGGGGGCGTGATTATGCAGAAGGCAGTGCTTATCAAAATAGTTTTGCTACCTTCCATGATTATCAAGGGCTTATCAAAGTTCATGGTGGTAAAGAGAAATTTACAGAGATTATCACTAATTTATGTAATACTTATCCGATTTTTGATGTAGATGGTTATGGTTTTGAAATTCATGAAATGAGTGAAATGGCAGCTATTGATTTTGGGCAAATTGCTATTTCAAATCAGCCAAGTTTCCATCTCCCACATCTCTTTAATTATGTTGGTCAATTAAGTACCACTCAACATATTCTAAAAGAATTAATGACTCGTGCTTTCGAACTTGGATATAGAGGATATCCAGGAGATGAAGACAACGGTAGTATGAGTGCTTGGTTTGTCTTAAATAGCATGGGAATTTACCCTATCACGCTAGGTAGCGGTGAGTATTCAATTGGTATTCCTTTATTTGATAAAGTGACTGTTCATTTAGCCAACGGAAAAGATTTAACAATTGAAACAAATAATAATGTTCCTCAATATCATTACTCAAAAGAAATTCGATTGAATGAAGAGGTTCATCAAGACCTTTTCTTTACACATAAGGATTTAATGGGTGGAGCCCATATTGAATTTGATTTATGTTTAGTTCCACCAACTACAACATATACTGATAGTCAACTACCTTACTCATTAACAAAATAA
- a CDS encoding SPFH domain-containing protein → MEEKNTFHINGYLGLFILIIMIAGGGYLFYLTIINETIGTAILGALIWIISGLFISSLTIVSPNQAKAILFFGKYLGTITDNGLFITTPLTQKIPLSLKVRNFNTALLKVNDSDGNPIEISAVVVFKVVDSAKALFSVDNYKDFVAIQSETALRHIASQYPYDTFEDQDITLRGNTTEVSEKLKIELEERLSIAGVEVIETRLNHLAYATEIASAMLQRQQARAILSARQTIVEGAVSMTQMALEQIEEGQKMTFTDDKKVQLINNLLVSIITDKGTQPVINTGDLSD, encoded by the coding sequence ATGGAAGAAAAAAATACATTTCATATTAACGGTTACTTAGGTTTATTTATTTTAATTATAATGATTGCTGGTGGTGGCTACTTATTCTATCTAACAATCATTAACGAAACCATTGGAACTGCAATTTTAGGAGCACTTATCTGGATTATATCAGGACTCTTTATCAGCTCTCTAACGATTGTTAGTCCCAATCAAGCAAAAGCCATACTTTTCTTTGGTAAGTATTTAGGAACAATTACAGATAATGGACTGTTTATCACAACTCCATTAACTCAAAAAATTCCTCTTTCACTAAAAGTAAGAAACTTTAATACAGCTCTTTTAAAGGTGAATGATTCTGATGGTAATCCCATTGAAATTTCAGCAGTTGTTGTTTTTAAAGTGGTAGATTCTGCCAAAGCTCTGTTTTCAGTTGATAATTACAAAGACTTTGTTGCTATTCAAAGTGAAACTGCCTTAAGACATATCGCCTCTCAGTATCCATATGATACTTTTGAAGACCAAGACATTACTCTTCGTGGCAATACAACCGAAGTCTCTGAAAAACTGAAAATTGAACTAGAGGAACGCCTTTCTATTGCTGGAGTTGAAGTAATTGAAACACGATTAAACCACTTAGCTTATGCAACTGAAATTGCGAGTGCTATGCTTCAAAGGCAACAAGCCAGAGCCATCCTTTCAGCTAGACAAACAATTGTTGAGGGTGCTGTCTCTATGACACAAATGGCATTAGAGCAAATTGAAGAAGGACAAAAAATGACTTTTACTGATGACAAAAAAGTACAATTAATCAATAACCTTCTCGTTTCAATTATTACTGATAAAGGAACTCAACCAGTAATCAACACAGGAGATTTAAGTGACTAA
- a CDS encoding helix-turn-helix domain-containing protein, with protein sequence MTINENNSLINNVGKDLRQLRKENNLTIDQLASLSQVSGITISNIENGKSNPTLNSLWKLSEALNVPLTKVLGFSTPNTTISKFSESYFINDLENGWVVQPIFQDENIEVFRVCLKANSSNPVMNQTKGSIEIITVMKGELKLKVKEQLYFLSTYDSINFDSGTQHEYINETNEDLFLNIVVKYQNI encoded by the coding sequence ATGACAATAAATGAAAATAATTCACTAATTAATAATGTAGGTAAAGATTTAAGGCAATTAAGAAAAGAAAATAATTTAACCATCGACCAACTTGCTTCATTATCTCAAGTAAGTGGCATTACAATTAGTAATATTGAAAATGGAAAATCAAACCCAACGCTTAATAGTCTATGGAAACTTTCAGAAGCTTTAAATGTTCCTTTAACAAAAGTGTTAGGCTTTTCAACGCCCAACACAACTATTTCTAAGTTTTCTGAAAGTTACTTTATCAATGACTTGGAAAATGGTTGGGTCGTTCAACCTATTTTCCAAGATGAAAATATTGAAGTTTTTAGAGTTTGTCTTAAAGCTAACTCTTCAAATCCAGTTATGAATCAAACAAAAGGTTCCATTGAAATTATTACTGTTATGAAAGGTGAACTAAAATTAAAAGTAAAAGAGCAACTCTACTTTCTTTCTACATACGACAGTATTAACTTTGATTCTGGAACACAGCATGAATACATTAACGAAACAAATGAAGATCTTTTCCTAAATATAGTTGTTAAATACCAAAACATATAA
- a CDS encoding CynX/NimT family MFS transporter, which translates to MKKKMNYLLLLGIVLVATNLRAPITSVGPLVGVITEHLNLTGAQAGLITTIPLLSFAIISPIAPKLAKKYGIEKTILMSLILLIIGLGVRFIPTLATLFLGTMILGCAIAVCNVLIPSLVKKEFSEQSGLVTGIYSVSMNLTGAIASGVSIPLVQTIGFDWNKALGLWTILAILALIGWLPQLKQEHEPNKNEEAAIESSIWHSSLAWSVTLFMGIQSFIFYVLVAWLPEMLISQGVNSSKAGGMLSLLQLTLLPITFIIPIVAEKRENQKSLVFTSFALFSLGIVGLMFSQMFVITLAIMAIGVAGGIAFSLSMMFFNLRTTSPKEAAELSGMAQSIGYLLAAVGPFLFGLLHDLTNGWQSSLILLLGITIVLLFVGLKAGANKKIS; encoded by the coding sequence ATGAAAAAGAAAATGAATTACCTACTATTACTAGGTATTGTCCTAGTTGCAACTAACTTACGAGCTCCTATTACATCAGTAGGGCCTTTAGTCGGTGTTATTACCGAGCATCTAAACCTAACAGGAGCACAAGCTGGATTAATAACGACAATTCCATTGCTATCCTTTGCTATTATTTCTCCTATCGCTCCAAAATTAGCTAAAAAATATGGGATTGAAAAAACTATTTTAATGAGTCTTATTTTATTAATTATAGGTCTTGGTGTTCGTTTTATTCCAACTTTAGCGACTCTTTTCTTAGGAACAATGATTTTAGGATGTGCCATTGCAGTTTGTAACGTTCTAATTCCTAGTCTTGTCAAAAAAGAATTTAGTGAGCAAAGTGGTTTAGTTACCGGAATTTACTCTGTTAGTATGAACTTAACAGGAGCTATAGCTTCAGGCGTTAGTATTCCCTTAGTTCAAACTATTGGATTTGATTGGAACAAAGCACTAGGCCTTTGGACAATTCTTGCTATTTTAGCCCTAATTGGTTGGTTACCTCAACTAAAACAGGAGCATGAACCTAATAAAAATGAAGAAGCTGCAATTGAATCATCTATTTGGCACTCTTCACTTGCTTGGTCAGTAACACTCTTTATGGGTATCCAATCATTCATTTTTTATGTTCTAGTTGCTTGGCTACCAGAGATGTTAATTTCTCAAGGTGTCAATAGCAGTAAAGCTGGTGGTATGTTATCACTATTACAACTGACCTTACTTCCTATTACATTTATTATTCCTATCGTAGCTGAAAAAAGAGAAAATCAAAAATCATTAGTATTTACCTCTTTTGCTTTATTTTCTTTAGGTATTGTTGGCCTAATGTTTAGTCAAATGTTCGTTATCACACTAGCTATTATGGCGATTGGCGTGGCCGGTGGGATTGCCTTTAGTCTATCTATGATGTTTTTCAATTTGAGGACAACCTCTCCAAAAGAAGCTGCAGAGTTGTCTGGTATGGCTCAATCGATTGGTTATCTCTTAGCAGCTGTTGGACCATTTTTATTTGGTTTACTACATGATTTAACAAACGGTTGGCAATCTTCATTAATTCTTTTATTAGGAATCACAATCGTTCTATTATTTGTAGGTCTAAAAGCTGGCGCCAATAAAAAAATTAGTTAA
- a CDS encoding GntR family transcriptional regulator: MANQPLYKKIYQELKKQIFTGELKEDEQLPTELELSEMYNVSRITSKRAVVELENEGLIYRVRGKGSFVKRRETEQVSTNQETILFIMPFAQNEGFGNYAEGILESFKETPFRLQMQPHEWLTSGNDYTLKQDYAGIIYYPINTQISLDFLYKCQVQEIPVVILDKSIEKIEYDSVVADNHEGGKMSAEYFLDQEIENVLFISVNRFSDVSSVRDRYLGYLTAMYENEKNPIQLMPKEGEELESFFKTVFEEVNQLTQENKNVGLVVENDVIAIRLMTYLKQQGMEVPKQVGIIGFDNIQAANLMDPPLTTVAQNFYEMGHLAGELLKNQIVNTKNNYSEHVVPIELIERQSAKYQ; encoded by the coding sequence ATGGCAAATCAACCCTTATATAAAAAAATTTATCAGGAATTAAAAAAACAGATTTTTACTGGTGAACTGAAAGAAGATGAACAATTACCTACAGAATTAGAGTTATCAGAAATGTATAATGTTAGTCGTATTACATCTAAAAGAGCCGTTGTAGAACTTGAAAATGAAGGCCTAATTTACAGAGTTCGTGGAAAAGGTAGTTTTGTTAAGAGAAGAGAAACAGAACAAGTGTCCACTAATCAGGAGACAATTCTTTTTATTATGCCATTTGCTCAAAATGAGGGCTTTGGAAACTATGCAGAAGGAATCCTTGAAAGTTTTAAAGAAACACCTTTCAGATTACAAATGCAACCTCATGAATGGCTCACTTCAGGAAATGATTATACGTTAAAACAAGATTATGCTGGTATTATTTATTATCCAATTAATACTCAAATTAGTTTAGATTTTCTTTATAAATGCCAAGTTCAAGAAATACCTGTTGTGATATTAGATAAGTCAATTGAGAAAATTGAATATGATTCAGTGGTTGCAGATAATCATGAAGGCGGAAAAATGTCAGCAGAATACTTTTTAGACCAGGAAATTGAGAATGTTTTATTTATTAGCGTGAATCGTTTTTCAGATGTTTCTTCGGTAAGAGACCGTTATTTAGGATACTTAACTGCCATGTATGAAAACGAGAAAAACCCAATTCAATTAATGCCTAAGGAAGGCGAGGAGTTGGAAAGCTTCTTCAAAACAGTTTTTGAAGAGGTGAATCAATTAACTCAGGAAAACAAAAATGTAGGATTAGTTGTTGAAAATGATGTCATTGCTATTCGTTTAATGACTTATTTGAAACAACAGGGAATGGAAGTACCTAAACAGGTAGGAATTATTGGATTTGATAATATTCAAGCAGCTAATCTAATGGATCCACCATTAACAACTGTTGCTCAAAATTTTTATGAGATGGGTCATCTTGCAGGAGAGTTATTAAAAAATCAAATAGTAAATACAAAAAATAATTACTCAGAGCATGTTGTTCCAATTGAATTGATTGAAAGACAAAGTGCTAAATACCAATAA
- a CDS encoding glycoside hydrolase family 125 protein, whose protein sequence is MAYTEVPTSVQTFMDKMSDLCQKDHPRWAENFKAGFANTLLTTVRRYDDGSTFLLTGDIPAMWLRDSTAQFRPYLVIAKEDDDIKAMISGLVQRQFRYINMDPYANAFNEEANGNGHQTDDTMMTPWTWERKYEIDSLCYPVQLSYLLYKQTGDTSQFNEDFHEGVKKILHLWQVEQNHADSPYTFERDTTRTEDTLSHNGKGTPVAKTGMTWSGFRPSDDACIYGYLVPSNMFAVVVLGYLEELYSTLFDNKEIVASARELKVQITDGIKQYAVVQNKAGKDVYAYEVDGLGGFSIMDDSNVPSLMAAPYLGFCDKEDPTYLATRETLLSKENPYFYEGKFAKGIGSSHTPENYVWPIALAIEGLTTNDKSEKERILDLLVNCDGGTNLMHEGFDVNDPNQFTREWFSWANMMFCELVMDYYDIRIDAHYN, encoded by the coding sequence ATGGCTTATACAGAAGTACCTACATCAGTTCAAACATTCATGGATAAAATGAGTGACCTATGTCAAAAGGACCACCCTAGATGGGCAGAGAACTTCAAAGCGGGTTTTGCTAATACACTTTTAACAACTGTTCGTAGATATGATGACGGTTCAACATTTCTATTAACGGGAGACATTCCCGCTATGTGGTTAAGAGATTCAACTGCACAATTCCGTCCTTACTTAGTTATCGCTAAAGAAGACGATGATATTAAAGCTATGATTAGTGGTTTGGTTCAACGTCAATTTAGATATATCAACATGGATCCTTATGCAAATGCTTTCAATGAAGAAGCTAATGGTAACGGCCATCAAACAGATGACACAATGATGACACCTTGGACTTGGGAAAGAAAATATGAAATTGATTCTTTATGTTACCCTGTCCAACTTTCATACTTATTATATAAACAAACAGGAGATACCTCTCAATTCAACGAAGATTTCCACGAAGGAGTTAAAAAAATCCTTCATCTATGGCAAGTTGAACAAAATCATGCTGACTCACCTTATACGTTTGAAAGAGATACGACTAGAACAGAAGACACATTGAGTCATAACGGAAAAGGAACTCCCGTTGCTAAAACTGGTATGACATGGTCTGGATTTAGACCAAGTGATGATGCCTGTATTTATGGTTATTTAGTTCCATCTAATATGTTTGCTGTGGTTGTTTTAGGCTATTTAGAAGAACTTTATTCTACTCTCTTTGATAATAAAGAGATTGTTGCTTCTGCTCGTGAACTTAAAGTACAAATTACTGATGGCATTAAGCAATACGCTGTTGTTCAAAATAAAGCCGGAAAAGATGTTTATGCTTATGAGGTAGATGGTCTAGGTGGTTTTTCTATTATGGATGATTCTAATGTCCCTAGTTTAATGGCTGCTCCTTATTTAGGCTTTTGTGACAAAGAAGACCCGACTTATCTAGCAACAAGAGAAACTCTTTTAAGTAAAGAAAATCCATATTTCTACGAAGGAAAATTTGCCAAAGGAATCGGTAGTTCTCATACACCTGAAAATTATGTTTGGCCAATCGCCCTAGCCATTGAAGGTTTAACAACAAATGATAAATCAGAAAAAGAACGTATTCTTGACTTATTAGTTAACTGTGATGGCGGTACTAATTTAATGCATGAAGGTTTTGATGTTAATGATCCAAACCAATTCACACGAGAATGGTTCTCATGGGCCAATATGATGTTTTGTGAGCTAGTTATGGATTACTACGATATTCGCATTGACGCACACTATAATTAA